tgtttgttttgctgattCAAACTCCTAATCTCCTTGCTAGCAATTGGTCTGTTtcatttcagattttctatttcattatggTTCAAGCTTTGTAGATTGTATGTCTCTAgcaatttatccatttcttcttggTTGCCCAGTTTATCCATTTCGTCTAGTTTGGCATATAATTGTCCATAGTCCCTTCTGATCCTTTGTATTCTGTGGTATCAGCTGTAAcatctcctcttttatttctgatttgagtcctctctttctcttgctgaatctagctaaaagtttgtcaattttgtttatattttctaagaaccagttcttagtttcattgatcttttctattgtcttttcagtctttatttcatttatttcggCTCTAATTtttgttccttccttctttctactaactttgggcttcatttgttcttcttttttttctagttccttgggGTGTACAGTTAGGTTGtttgagacttttcttgtttcttgaggtaagcatttattgctatgaacttccctctcaGAGCTGCTTTTACTGCATTtcataagttttggtatgtttCACTTccgttttcatttgtctcaaggtgtttttgtttctcttttgatttttttctttgactcattgGTTGTTTATAACTTGTTTAATCTCCACATTTGCGAGTCTTCCAGTTTTCTTCCTGtaattaatttctagtttcataccaccatgactgaaaaaaatgtttaatatgacTTCAATCCTCTTACATTTGTTAAAACTTGTTTTGCAATCCAATAAATGATTTATCTTGGAAAACACTTACTGATTTTCTGGGTAGATGACCTGTCCATTAATGTAAACAGAGTATTAAAGTCCCCTCCTATTATTGTATTGGTGTCTGTTTCTCCCTTtgggtctgttaatatttgctttgtatatgttagtgctcctatgttgggtgcataaatatttacaaatgttatatcCCCTTATAAAGGATTGACCCCTTTATTGTCATGGAATGCCTTTGTGTCTTATTACAGTCTTTGTTACAAAGTCTATTTTCTCTAAGTATAGCTACTCCAGCAGTTTCTGTTTGCATGAATGTCTTTTTCCACTTCTTCCCTTTAAGTTTATGGTATAGCTTTACATCTAGTGTGTGTTTCCCTAAACCTAAATTACAGGGGGTTTTTTGGCAATCAAAGTGTACACGCAAAGCCAACTACAGCCCTGACCCGCACCCCGACCACCCGGCCCCACCCCAGCTATGCACTGTGTCCACTCTTCTTCAGGACTCTTCTGCAGTGAGGCCAGAGTTCAAGCAGGCAGTCTGTCCAGGCGAACAGCCAGAGGAAGCTGGCGCTTCCTCTTGCACTTGGCCTTGTGCAAACTTGGTCTTGGCCAAGGCCAGAGAAGTATGCAGCCGGACCTCAGTTCTTGCAACTTCCCCAACAGACCTCACAGCCTCCAGTCCTAAGTCTAGAAATATCAAGGGTGTTGCCCGCGGGCGCGACTTTTCAAAGCATCAGTCCCCTCCAAGCAACGTTTATTAAGGGTATCGAACAGCTAGGTGGGGCGCGGCCAGGGGCTTCCAGCCTCAGGCTCTATACACGTATATACAAGTttaggggctgggggtggggagagcatCACGTGCGGGCGGCCTCAGACAGCGGAGGCCAGCTTCCGCTTGGTGCTCTCGCTGCAGCGGTGCAGGATGAGGTCTGCGCTGGGCCTCGGGGGCACGGCCGGCTGCGGCTTGGGGCGCTCGGTCTCGGGTTGCTGCTGTTCCCCTGCGGGTGGACAGCACCAGGTGAGGCCCGCCCGTCCTGCTCTGCACCGCCTCGCTTCACTTTTCGGCCCCCATCCTCAtggccccgcccccaccgcccggccccgccccagaCCCCGCCTCCATCACAGCCCCGCCTccgccgcccggccccgcccccagcccccggcccGCACTCACTCAGGGCGCTCCCGGGACTCTGAGGTCCCGGCCGCTGGCGGCGGCGCTGCTGCGTAAAACGGACACTGTTGCGCCTATAGGTGTCCTGACTCAGGCGCTTCCGTGACCGCTGGTGGATGCTGTGTGCGTTGCGGATGGACGACCTGGGTCCAGCAGGAGAGGGGTTTAGTTAGCGCCCCGCGTCCGCACCCTTGCCGCCGCCCTACCCGAGGGGACTCTCACGGCCAGCCCTGGGGTCCAACGAATAGGCCGAGGAAATGGAGCCGGTGGAGGGAGTCCTGCCCAGCCCCGATAGCCATGAAGGCCACTGCCCCTCCCCGACACGGACCCCCTGCCCTGACTCAGAGCCCAGGCCCATTTCTCACTCCCTCCCCCGCCGGCCTTCAGCCTACCCCCTCCGCAGGAAGCCCTCCGGCCTGCCCCAGCCCTCAGGGGCCATCCCAAGGACGGCGGGCACCGGTGCCCCCACTTCCATCTCTCAGCCCTGCTTCCCTTGTGCTTCCCTGCTGCCCTTGTGCCGGccccacagtgtaggagggcaCTCCAGGGCCCcgtcctccccccagcccccgccctaGCACTGCCAACGTAGGGCCTGGACCCACAAAGGGAAGCCGCGGTACACCCTCCTCAGCCCCGCCCAGCCTGCCCCCACTGCCCCCAGGACCCTTGCTCACCTGCGGGGCGGCGCCCCCCGGCTCTTGATCTGGCTTCGGGCCTGGGCTACGTCCTGCCCTGCCTtctgcaggaacatggatggaaAGTAACCTGTGACATCTTCTTTCCTGTAACAGAGGCAGCCGCTGAGGTCTGAGCAGTGCCGGCCAGGAGAGGGGATGGAGCCTCAGACATGGGGTCAAGGGTCCCTTAGGGTCATCTGGGGTCAAGGCCACTGGGAGGTTGCAAACACAGCAGCTAGCACCAGCCCCTGCACCTGTGTGCCTCGACTTCCTCATGGGTGTGACTCAGGCCTTCCTAGTTGTGACACCGAGAAGCGGAGCCAATTAGCAGATCCAGCTCTCCCAGGACAGGTGTTTGCTGTGAAACCTCTGCGATCTTGTATTTGTCCCTTTTTTCTCTTATATAAGGTGATGGTCTCCTGtgtcctaagaaatctttgcccaCTTCCAAGTCGACAAGTTCCCTTATGCTTTCTTCCAAAAGCTTCTTAGTTTGCGGTTTTGTGCTTGGTAAAACCTGCGATCCATCCCAAATAAAGGTGTATTTATTTGACCCTGTGAGCCAGGGTCAAGTTTCATTTCCCACCGCCCCCTCCCAGggatatccagttgttccagcaccatttgttgagaaGATTTTTCTTCCCATTCTTACTACTACATTTGGgagtaaaaaaacaacaacaaaaaaaaaacaaaacagtagccTTTGCATGATACAGACTTCACTCAGTAAAACCCATTCTTCTTGGCTGGTGGGAGAATCACAAATACTGTCTCAGGAGTGCATGATGGGGGTTCACTGAATTTGAGTCTAaaaactaattcactttgctgtgcaacagaaactaacacaacgttgtaaaacAACTttcaccaataaaaataaaaaagttggaGAAATCCTGCCTCAAAGTCTTCAGTGGAGGGCCAAGCTGATGGGGGGTGTTGTGGCCACAAGCTCATGGGAGTCACAGACAGGCACTGTGACTCCAGATTTGGCAATCGTGTGTAAGACCCCAGCACTCTGCTTTCCCCAGAATCAGGAAAAACTAGTATTCTTACATTCATTTGAAGGAACGAACTGGTGAAAATTACAAGGACTTAAAAGGAAAAGGGATGACAGGGTCTGTTCTAGCAGCTGTCAAATATAATAATTCATTCAGGGACTTcgtctggtggtctagtggttaagaatctacttgctaatgcaggggacacaggttctatccctgatccgcCACTACTAAAGCCTGAGCACCTggaacccgtgctctgcaacaagaagccactgcaaggagaagcccatataccgcaacgaagagcagccccggctcactgcagctagagaaagtctgcatgcagcaacaaagacccagagcagccaaaagtaaatgataaatccttttaaaatggtattgtgttttttaaaaagataataattaaCACAATCAATTGTGTTACTGGAGAATGAATAGATGGACTGGTCAGGGGACATGACCCCAAGTCACAAAGGAAAGAAGTGCCCACTCAGACAAGGAGACTGAACCCCACGATACGAGCAGACTGGGATGGAAGCAGTCTGCTTCCAAAATGGGAACAGCGCAGAGAGAGGCGGTGGCCTACCCAGAGTCACAGTCAGGTCGGCACTGAGCCATCACAGGTCCAGTCTTGGGCCAGGCTGACTCTCAGGAGGTgcagtgggagggagagagagggggcacGACTCTCCTACCTGACGACCCACCAGCCGTCCAGGAGCTTATGAATGACCTCAATGGTTTCACCCTCCTCCAAGGACATCTCGTCCTCCAGCACCGCAGTGTAGGCTTTGATGGTGACGTAGGGCTCacctggagggggaggggcatGCTGCGAAGGTCCACCCAGCACGTGgctccccacccttcccctcctctctgggCCTGGGGCTTCCTCCAGCTGGAGCTCAGGACACCATCTGCTCCAGTTCTCCCCACTCCTCCTGGGGACACCCTGGACTTCTATCCTCTGCCTGCCCTACTCAGGGGAGCTCGCCCACTCCCACCCACCACCATCCACACCGGAGGCCAGGAGCTCCCATGACCCCAGAGACCTGGCCAGCCACCTGCACACGAGGAGTGGCCAGACAGGAAGTGCGGAGGAGAGGATCCATCCAGTGGCACCTGAGCCATCACTCCAGCCCACTGTTCACATGTGGGGCTGCCAGCCCTATATACACATCTTGCCCAGTTTTTAAAGAGGAGCCACAAATCCACATAAAATTGTAAActctttctattaatatttgaagatatgggcaaccaaaacatttttttatcaAACCCCACACAGGCCCCTTCCAACCCAGAGGCTGCCCATTTTCCCATTCTAAGTCAGCCATGATACCCCCacctccaggcagccctccttCCTGACACTCAGGTTGGCTCACGGTGCCACTTCCCACTGGACCCAGCCCCAGGCTGACAGCCACCACGTGTCCAGATTGACCTCATCACCCTCTCTCCTCTATTCTACCTCCTGGTTCCCCCTGTCCTGACCAACGGCACCACCTCCTACCCCAACCTATACTCTGGGGTCTCAGccctgcctctgtctctgcccagccctcagtcatgtctgaccccaaaGCAGTCACTCTGGCTCCTCAATATCCCTgggccccttcccctcctcctcccacccctgcagCTGGGGAAGGCAGCGGGCACCTTCATAGTTGGGTTCTGGGTCCTCGGCTTCATCAGGACTGTCCAGGGGCTCCAAGTAGGACGCTGGGACCCAGCCGCGCTTTGTCTTCATTTGGCAGAACCACCAGCCTGTGCCAGGGACACGGGGCAGTAAGTCTGGGCAGGCCTGGGAGCCTCCCTCAGCCATCAccgggtggggaggggtgaggacactcagatgcagacacacagacatgcaaCATTCGCATTCAGactgattatgtgtgtgtgtgtgctcagtggtgtctgaccctttgtgaccccctggactgtagcccaccaggctcctctgcccattaaattttccaggcaagaatactggagcgggttgccaattcctagtccaggggatcgtactgacccagggatcgaacccgcatctcttgcatctcctgcattggcaggcagattctttaccactgaaccacgtgGGAAGCCTGTCACCTTCACCACACTGCATGCTAAAATCACACACACCGGTACATGGAGGACCACAGAACTACAGCTCAGAGTCCACTTCACAGGCGTGATGAGAAGTTTGCCTCCCCACCCGGCTGTATCCCGGCAGAGATGCTCCATCATGGCCTCAAATGTGTGCAGACCCCCAGAGCAGGGGGCGCACTCTCAGAGAGAGggtgaccacccccaccccccacctctgcaCCCTGCCCCTCCCAGTGTGGGGAGGACAGTCAGGGCCCCCAAAGGAGTCAGAGCCCCGCTGTGGGCCAGGTGGGGAAGAGGCCCAAGGCTGTTCCCCAGGGGGCAGAGCCTTGGTGGGGGCTTGTGGCCGGGGGCCCAGGCACCAGGGGGGGGAGGTCCAGGCAGGGTGAGGAAGCTGACCGCTCTCGTTCTTCTCCACCACATCCACCACGTCGCCCGTGGCCAGCGCCATCTGGGAGCTCGAGCCCTTCTCATAGTCAGCGATGGCGCGGTACGTCTGCAGGATGATGGGGCCGGTGATGtctgggcagagggaggggagggtgagtgGACACGGTGGGCACCTCCTCCCGGCTCTCCCCTGCAGGCCCTGGGTGGATCGCCAGGACAGGAACTGATGTCCTGTCCCCACCGAGCTCCAGACAGGCCGGGGGTGGACACACCGTGTGTACtggaaagcagcagagacaagCTAGGCTTCACAGCCCTGCACCTAttcagcacctactgtgtgccagacaccgGCCGCACGCTTTACACACGCTCTCTCTCATTTGATGAGGTTTGCAAGCAGCCTTTCTCAACATTAATGTGcacaggggacttcccttgtggtccagtggctaagactccatgctccagggagccctgggtttgatccctgatcagggcactagatctcacatgctgcaactaagagtttgcatgcctctACTGGTGgcgccaaataaataagtaaataattaaaaaaaaaaaaaactataatgtgCAAACAAATCACCCCGGGATCTCGCTGAAACACAAGCACTGATTCCATAGGTCTCGGGTAGGACCTGACGGTCTGTATCTCTAACCAGCCCCCAGGTGATGCTGCAGCTGCCTGTTAAGCTCTGACTTGTATCCACCCCCGCCACCagattcatatattgaagccctaatccccagtACCTTAGAATCTGAGTGTATTTGGGCCACTAAAGGCCACTTTTGCCCCCAAATCTGATCATTCATTCAGCCAGAACATTCCCTGGGCTGTCCGGAGCCAGGGTCTGTGCTTGGCGCTACAGCCACAGAGGTGGGCTCCAAAAActccaactattttttttttttaactttttagccatgccccacagcatgtgggatcttagtgccccaagcagggctcaaacccacactccctgcatgaagtgcagagtcttagccaccggacaccagggaagtcccaagacccCAGCTCTTTAGTGCAGCCGCCAAGACCCTTCACAGCTGCTCTGATCTCCTGCTCTTTTCCCTGCATACCCCGAGCCCAGGGTCCCTGATCGTGTCAACAGTCCCTGAGGGTGACCACGCTGGGCTGCCCCCAGCCTCCTACCCGCAGTGTTGCTCTTGCCATCTTTGGGTATCAGGTATGTCTCTGGCTTTTTCACCCTGCAGCAGAGAACAGTCTGGGTTAGACCACTGGGCTTCCCCCTGGAATGCTCAGGACAGACCTACAGAAGAACTTCCCGAGACAGTTCCCAAAAGGAACGTGGGAAATGGGGTCCACCGCAGAGCGAAGGGAGCGGCTAGACTGGGAGGAAGGGCTTTTGAAGCAAGAAGGAGCTGTTTGGAGCCTGAGGGGGGTTGCCCAGCTTCCTGCAGACCCAGAGGAGAAGGCTTGTAGGCCAGCTCCCTTCTGCTGGAGCCTCGAGAGAGAAGCCAACTGGGGGTGGGCGCCCTGTcccccaggggctgaggggagctGCCCTGCCTGGGACCAGAGGTGTGTTCAGGGGTCCAGAAGCACTAACTGGAGTGCTGCTGTCTGTCTATGGCAAAGCCTGCCCTCCAGGCATCCCCTGGCACTCAGTaccagagagggacagagagagggacCTTCGGCAGCACATTCCCCTGAGATCTCACTCAGCTTATCCGATGCCGTCCATGGAGGGCCCTGTGTCCAGGAGACCCCCAGggagagggcaggcagagaaTGAGGTGGCAAAGGAGAGGAGGGGCCTGAGACATGCTCAGGAATGAACAGAGGCCACCAAGCCCCATATCCTTTCGGGGGCTCCGCACTTCCCAATTTATGAGCACTCTCCCGGGCACCCACTGCTGCATCCGGCCCTCACCACTGGGTCACAGTTGAGGAAGCTGCTTTCAGAAGCCTCCAGGTCCCAAGGCCAGGCAAAGCCAGGACAAGGACGGTGGACTTAGGACCCCCAGCCCAGAGTGcgtcctccaccccacccccagcatcctgaggctcagaggggtgcAGGTAGAAGCCTGGCAGGGATGCTGGGGGTGTCCCTCTGAGCTGGAATCCTGCCTCCTTCGCTTTCtcgctgtgtgactttgggcaagtcgcCTGCCCTCTCTGATCCTCAGGCTCTTCCTGTGTAACATGGGAAAGCCCTGCCCTCTCCAGGTTGAGCCAACcacccttccctctcccaccacTCACCGGCTGTCTGTGGGGAGCTTGAGGTCGTCGGGACGCACCCTGAAGAAGTTGAGGAAGTGTGGGCAGCGGGAGATCTTGACAGGCAGGCTCATGAGCACGCTGCAGTACTCGGTAAGAGTGCCCTGGCGGCTCTCGGCCGCCCGCTGCCCATCAAACCACCGCGGGGCTGGCGGGACCAGGGAAGGACACCAGAGGACCAGTGAGCATACTTGCAAGGTCAAGTCCGGAGATGGTGGGAGTGGAGGGGACAATCAGAGGGCAGATGAGGGGAACCGGGGCAGGGGAACCCACCCAGGTGACTCAGCCCCACTCCTCACCTGGCAGGTGCGGGATGATCCTGTTCTCTGGGTTGATGTCCCCCGCCTCAATAGGAAACATCTCCTTTAAGCCTTTCTAGACAGAAAAGCAGACATGGAGGCATCGTTTTATTAGAGCATTGTAAAGGCACGGAATTGGACACGACCTAAATACTTCCTAATCGCTGGGGCGAGGAgctgcagtccaaagagtcggacgcaacttagtgactgaacagcaagaaaGAAGCTTCTGGTGGCATCCTgaattcttctttctctcccgCCTCACATCCAACCCACCAGCCAATCCTTTTGGCTCTGCTCCCCAAATCTGTTCAGAATCTGATCCTTTTCACTACGCCCACTTCTGCCTGGTTTGATTATTACAACCTTCTTAGGTCACTGCCCCCTCTCTCCTGGTCTGTCCTCAATCCACCATCCAGAGGCATCCTCTTAAACCCAAGTTGTATcctgtctctcctcttctccctccgtCCCTCCCTCAGAACTTTCCCTGCCGCTCAACTCACTCAGAACGGAAACAAAGGCCACGTTGTTCCACACGGTGCCATGTGACTTGCCTCTGCCGGCGCAAACTTCTCCTGCCATCACAATGCCCCTGCTCCCTCTGCCCCAGCCACTCTCGGAAGCTCCAGGCCCACTCCTgtcccagggcctttgcatgtgttATCCCCATTCTTCCCCCTACACGCAGATCAATAGctcactctctccctctttctccttcttcaagTCCTTGCTCAGCTATCTCCCCCTCACAAGGCCTCCTTCCTGACAactgcctctcctcctcccacccttcccaccccccccccccgctctaTTTTGCTCCTTCTAAGGACCATCTAACACACTATAGAAATCACTCATTTGTTTGTCTGTCTGTTATCCTGACTTCTCCACTGGAACATACGGTTTACAAGGGCAGGCAAGGATTTGCACCTGTTTCTTATACCTTTCAGCAGCATTGCCTACCAATCAAGAAGAATGTGCCTGGCACTTAgcgggtgctcaataaatagtggTTGGATGAATTAATGAGTCCACTAGGTGATAAAAGGGGCTTATCCTGGGACTTcagtggcagtccagtggtgaacgctccatgcttccactactGGGAATGTGGGTTGAAGCCCCcaacagggaactaagatcctgcatgccacgtggcatggccaaaaagtaaaaaaaaaaaaaaaaaaggaaaacaaaaaaaagcaagggGGAGTTGCTAATCCTACAATAGAACAGTTTAAATAGGTGAGATGGAGCCCCACAATGTATCATCAAAATTGTAACCCAGTGATGGTCATAAGACTGAGAAACAGGCAAAAGGCACACTGTTGGCATTTACCTACACCTCAGAAAATGCACGCTCCACACTACCGTATGTTGTTCCTaagctgcgtgtgtgtgtgtgtgtgtgtgtgtgtgtgtgtgtgtgtggtgtgtgtgtagcCATGAAGGATAGGAGCCGGTATGGGCTCTGAGATGAAGGGAGGCTTCCACTGCTTTTGCAATGCTTTATCTCCTTTATCTTTTCTTACAaagtttaattggaggataactgctttacaatgttgagtaggtttctgctgcacaacaacacggatcagtcataattatattttaactgTGCTgtgctcggtcgctcagtcgtgtctgactctttgtgtcctcatggactgtagcccgccaggctcctctgcccatggggactctacaggcaagaacactggagtgggttgccatttcctccaccaggggatcttcccaacccagggatcgaaccccagtctcctgtagtgcaagcagattctttactgactaagccaccagggaagcccaagaatactggagtgggtagcctttcccttctccagggcatcttcccgacccaggaattgaaccagggtctcctgcattgcccgcagattctttacccgctgaggtaccagggaagcccagaattatatgtatatatttaaacatttaaatatgtgtatatatatcccctccctcttaagccgcCCCATCTCCTTTATCTAAAAGCCTTGTGCAAACGGCCCAGTGACATCAGCTGTGATTCCAGGTGCTGGTGTACAAGGCTGGATGtagtttttcttcatatttatctgcatttcactttaaataattcaaataagaGAAGTGCTTTTGTGGCCCCTCCATGTCTTAGACCAGGACCCAGCAGCCAAGCTCCACACACTGTGACCCCCACCATAAGCTCCCCCCAATTTTGTCCAAACAGCCTCTGGTGCTGAGAACCCTGGGGGATTCTCCCATGTAAATCCTGGTGATAACAGGTACCCACAAAGCAAGAAGACCAGGTTCCATGGGTATCAGGATTATCCACCCTCTTTCCAGTCCACCAAGGTCTTCATCAGGCCAGGGACCGTGAGTGAAAGAGCAAGCTCCTGGGATGACATCCCCCTGCAGGCACAGAGCAAGCAGGAGGACCCTAGAGACAGCCCCCTTGAGTTCCTGTGGAGTGGGTGCAGAgttttggtttgggaagatgagaatGTTTagaaatggatggtggtgatcATAGTGTGACATAGCGAACATGTTTCATGCCACTGGCTTGTACGCTTAAAATAGGCAAAATGGTAAGTGTATGTTACGTatattttcacaataaaaattactttaaatgttttctttaaattaaaaaaaaataatgcccacaacattgtaagtcaactctacctcaattttttaaaaaatgcccccTTAACtgtgggctgggaggggagggggtttcTAAGTTTCCCTCCCCgaaggcagagctggggctggacGTGGTGTCTCCTCCTtacgcccacacacacacacacacacacacggcactcACGTGGAATTCGTAGATCTCAGTGAAGCGCCGATAGACCACCTTCTCAGACAGGTCCTGCCATTTCACCAAGAACATGTAGACCTGGGgggaggcaggagcaggggaCCTTGTTCAAGCATGTGTCTGGGCAGCCCCCCACCCACGGTGGAAACCCACaggactgggggtgggagggagagtgcTATTTGGGGTACCCTGGGCCATAGAAAGAGCACCAAGTTCCTGGACCCCAGGGCAAATTAACTCTCTCAGATTAACTCAAATTCCTCTCTGTAAACTCGAGGTAAAAGTAGGTAGGACGGAGGTAAAAGTAAACTCCAAAAAGTAGGACTGCTAGGGCTGGTGTGAGAGTTAACGGGAGGTAAGATGCTGAAAGGGCTGGGCTCAGATAACAAAACGCAACACAACAGCGTAAGATGTTGTGTGGCTGGATTTATATGAAACGTCCAGGGagtccctggtgatccagcggcCGGGACTCTGCACTTTTACTgtcgagggcccaggttcagccctaggtcagggaactgagatcccacaagccgaggGCGCagccacaaaataaaaaagaaaagaaaaagagatgtcCAGAAGAGACAGATCTattgaaacagaaagtagatttgtGGTTGCCCGTGGCCGGGCGGGGTTAGGGGGAGAGGGGGCTGAGGCTTGACTGGGAATAGGATTTCTTtggggtgattaaaaaaaaaaacagattgtaGTGATGATTGTGCAACTCTGTGAATGTgctgaaaaccactgaattgtgcaATTCACATGAGTTAATCATATGACAGAAGAATTGtagtggtttagtctctaagtcatatggatcccatggattgtagcccaccaggttcctgtgtccatgggatttttcaggcaagaatactggagtgggttgccatttccttctccaatatccaaaaaaaaaaaaaaagccattatataaaacaaacaaacaaacaaaactcaatacagaaaaataaaccgGCAAAAACAGTTAAAAGAACACCACTCAGCCACACAAAAGAACAGATAACTGATACTTGCAACCACGTGGATGAATCTTACAAGCACTGTGCTGAATGCAAGAAGTCAGGCATGAAAAGCTACATACCATTCCATGTCTGTGACATTCTAGAGTGACCACACTAATTCAAGGTGGAAGAAGACACCTTAAATAGTTGCTTCTAGGAGCTGGGAAGGAATGACTGGGACAAGAGATGGAGTGAAGGTCACGGTCAACATTTCGATGAGAGTTTGTGTTCTGTAGGGACTCCCAGGGTCAAAGCTCAGTAAATGTATCTCCAAGATTTGTGGGTTTCATTCTACACAAATTTtacatcaaaagagaaaaaactataAGCAAATGCTTAACTCTAGCTGTGATATGCATGCTGAAATATTCAGGGCAAAGTGTACTGATATTTGTGATTTGCCTTGAAGTGCATCAAAAAAAAGATAGattgatgggtggatggatggtttGCATCATAAAACAAGTGCTACAGGTAACGTGAATGGAAGAATCTAGATGGTGAGCATATGACTGGTtagatttttttggttttgttttgctgtaaaatttttttcaatttctctctATATTTGAAGTTTCTCAGAATAAAATATTggggaataaaaaaagaatagctaCCACTGGGGAAGATTAAAATACTCTAAAAATTAGATAGTTGTGAGAGTTGAACAACTCATACCAAAAACCACCgtgcactttaaatgggtgaacttgctaatattttatatgtttagaaataaaattaaaccaaCAAggattttttaactttaaaatggaaagcaaagaaaaccaaatgaacttaacagtatataaaatgggtaataatctattttttttttaatggaaaagactCCAAGTAGCTTTTAGTACAGTGCTGTCACTATTCTCAGTCCTAAAGgacaaaaagaactgcaaaaaaaaaaaaaaagaactgcaaagaaaatttaaatttgactTATTAGGTTAGTAGGTTTATTGTTAATAGTGGCATGGGTGTAGTTACTCTgaaacaaatttatgtttactTTAGAACTGAGCAGAGGAGTGAAACACTAATCTCCTCGGGACCCACTGCTCCCACAGTGAGAGAAAGGAGCTACAGATACAAAACGGTGAGAGGCAAGAATGATAGGACACGGCTAT
The sequence above is drawn from the Cervus canadensis isolate Bull #8, Minnesota chromosome 32, ASM1932006v1, whole genome shotgun sequence genome and encodes:
- the NCF1 gene encoding neutrophil cytosol factor 1 isoform X2, whose product is MFPIEAGDINPENRIIPHLPAPRWFDGQRAAESRQGTLTEYCSVLMSLPVKISRCPHFLNFFRVRPDDLKLPTDSRVKKPETYLIPKDGKSNTADITGPIILQTYRAIADYEKGSSSQMALATGDVVDVVEKNESGWWFCQMKTKRGWVPASYLEPLDSPDEAEDPEPNYEGEPYVTIKAYTAVLEDEMSLEEGETIEVIHKLLDGWWVVRKEDVTGYFPSMFLQKAGQDVAQARSQIKSRGAPPRRSSIRNAHSIHQRSRKRLSQDTYRRNSVRFTQQRRRQRPGPQSPGSALREQQQPETERPKPQPAVPPRPSADLILHRCSESTKRKLASAV
- the NCF1 gene encoding neutrophil cytosol factor 1 isoform X1; this translates as MGDHFIRHIALLGFEKRFVPSQHYVYMFLVKWQDLSEKVVYRRFTEIYEFHKGLKEMFPIEAGDINPENRIIPHLPAPRWFDGQRAAESRQGTLTEYCSVLMSLPVKISRCPHFLNFFRVRPDDLKLPTDSRVKKPETYLIPKDGKSNTADITGPIILQTYRAIADYEKGSSSQMALATGDVVDVVEKNESGWWFCQMKTKRGWVPASYLEPLDSPDEAEDPEPNYEGEPYVTIKAYTAVLEDEMSLEEGETIEVIHKLLDGWWVVRKEDVTGYFPSMFLQKAGQDVAQARSQIKSRGAPPRRSSIRNAHSIHQRSRKRLSQDTYRRNSVRFTQQRRRQRPGPQSPGSALREQQQPETERPKPQPAVPPRPSADLILHRCSESTKRKLASAV